DNA sequence from the Melospiza georgiana isolate bMelGeo1 chromosome 7, bMelGeo1.pri, whole genome shotgun sequence genome:
taaatCTATGTTTTCCCCACGGATTAGCAAAATTTAGTGAACTTATTTTATCTTAAATCAGTGTCATAAATCACTTTCCTTGACAGCAGTAGCAGCTTCTCTACTACAAATTTCACTCAGCTCTAATGGGAACAGTGCTTAAATGTGTAGACTAGCACATTGAAAATGTGATTCCCAGCAGTATCATAcctataaaatatttacatacaAGTAATACAGACTATTCTTGGAATTTTACACCATTCTTCTGACATTTGACACACTGTTTCCTTTAACATGAATGAATTGCCTACCTGCAAACCAAGAGCACATTATATCCAAATATTCCTTAAATAATTTCAACTGTTTTCTTAGTGCTCATGGATTTCAGACCTTTGTACACCTTTATAACAAAATCATGAAATAGTAAAGGTAAAATAGTACTGCTAATAGTATTAtgattataaaatatataccaAGATTTATGCGCcttcagaaaggaagaaaaatccccaTAACCCAAGCCTTTTATTATTCAGTATGTTCATAGGGAAATTAAATTACTTCAGAATGTCAGAATTTTGCACTTCAGATGTCTGAAATACCAGTTTTGGAATTTCTCTTGTAGTAATAAAATACCTATTTACTTTTGGAACCATACTTGAATACTAGTATTAATAATTAGATGTCCTAATTTAACATCTATTTTGGCCTCCCTGTTCATGAGGAATGAATATTTGAGAAGTACCAATTAATACCAAAGTGAAAATGTGTGTAATTCAGTTTTTCCTGTAGCCATCTACTACAATTTCTAATATCCCATCATGAATAGATTGATTGAATGATTAAGTATTTTTTGCTTACAGTTTTTTGATTCGATATCAGTAACATTTCTAATGCTTAAGAAATTTTTAAAGTACAATAAAGCACTCTTAATTAATTCAGATCACCAGAATATTTAGAAAAAGCTTCTACTCACAGAAGAATTACTTTAGAAAGCTATTGTGGTTCAGGGATATTCAACCCAACATTCCAAAGAATAAACTGtcattttatttaaacattacttgcaaacaaaaccaattgACAAGTTCTTATATTGCTGTCTGCAATACATTTGTGACTctctaaaatatttcagaatcaAAGCATTCTCCTACACAGGAAGACATGTTCTAATTTGAGGACACCTGAAATTATTTAACATCAACATAAGCACCAGAACAGTTGACCTCACTACTCTAACAGCCagtgcttaaaataaaatattgtatttttcaaTCACAAATAAGGACTTCAATTTTCAGTAtacttttttacattttttgtaATACCTCAGGAACTGCAGCTTCCATTAGGAGAGGTGGAGATATACATCCACCTTCCTGGTTAATTCCTATTGGCTGATAAAAGACTTCAGATGGTTGCAGGTACAGGAGTGGAGGTGAAGAGGTAGGAGactgaaataaaacacattatTCTAATAAGTGTTCTAATTTAAGCAGGATAAAGAGAAGAGTTTATTTTACAGTCCTCTTTGCTACATATAAACGCAAGataaagctttaaaataaaatgtgaaattaatCCTTGATTACTTAAAGAAACTAAGCAAGAGGGAAGTAGACAGAAAGGTCAGGtagtacaagaaaaaaaaagtcctttaatTTTACAtgattttcagattttattcaCATTTTGGAGAGCATTGCAAAATCCTAAAActtgtaaaattaatttaatctcaaaatcacagaaacataCTAGAGTTAAATTTTCCCTTGCAACATGGTTACATTAGCAAAAcaagttttttgttttaaaattattagagACTCTGTAATTCAGCATCCTGATTTCAAAGCAATGGATTAATGTATTAGAGTGGAACAGACCATAACCAGACAAGGCTGGCTGCTATTAAAGTAACGAGGCTGCATTGCAACAGCTCAAGCTCAAGGGACTTTGTCCTCCCTTCAGGTTCAAACTCTTCAAGTTCCTCAAGTGTCCAGATTTCCATATTAAGCTGCTCTTTTACAAAACACATAAACTCTCCCCACAAAATGACTAAGTTAACAATAACCTCCTCCTACTTCAAGGGCCTGGCTCTGATTTTACCCAATGTGTGTCCAAGTGCTCCTGCTAAATCTACTGCTATGAAATGTCACAGTTATCAGTTAACTGGTTAGTTAATATCTATTTCTTTATCAGGTGAGATTTGGTAGTTTTTACCTGCTTCTAAAGAATTAGTTAGGTAATTTGAtacaaatattttgctaaatggAAGGAGAGGGGGAGGATGCTTGCTCTACATCAGACTTATATTTAATGTTTCAACAGATGTTATTTTATGCCTTCCATTGCAACAGTAAATGTTGTAAATACATTGCTAAAATATAGCAATTAATACTAATTTCAACCAAGTTGTGAATAGTGGGAAATCTCACTCTTGGATAAGCACAGCATGCCTTCTAACTAGGTGAAAAGTCATGGTAAAATGCTGTAACTATGAACTGTATTTACCTGTGGAACAGACCACTGCCACTGACTTGAAAGACACTGTGTTGGTGCCTAAAATTGAACAAGAAGTTGTCACTAATGTGGTGAAGAACAAATACACATAGAATACCACTATTCTCAAATCTGTAATTAATTCTTAACTAAAAAGAGGAAATATGATTTTCATTAAGCCCCAAATTACTCAGGAACATGGTTTTATCCATTTCCACTCAGCCTCCAACTTGACCATTTAATAAACTTCAAAAACTTAAGTCATGCTCTCAACAGAGGTGCTCAGAGCACACGAATCAATGAACCCAAGCTGAACCACTAAAAAATGTGGCTTTAAGGGAAAGGTCTTTATGATGAGAAGAGTCAAGTATAGGAAGACGCTCTCCAGAAACATTGTGGGCAATCTTCATCGTTGGAGCTCGAAACTCGACTGGACAAGTACCCAAGAAACCTGTTTTAACCAGCCCTGCTCTAAGCAGGAGTCTGACTTAGATGATAAGCCAGCTGTCCTGCAACAATCTTTCTTTGTCTTTACAAAAGAAGATGTAAATTATTAAACTTCCATGTAGTTACATTGCAAAATAAACTGTATTCTACTGAAAAGTCTTCAATGAAGTTAAAATATGTTTCACACTACTATTACTATTTCCTAAGAATAAACAGACCTGGGACAGTGCTGCAAATAGGACTGCATGGCTGGAGGATTAGTGATGATCTGAAAATCATTTTCAAACAGATACCTGATAATGGTACGTAGGAGACTGATAAACTGGTGGAGCAACCATCACAGGTGAACTGGAAACAGAGCGagacttcaaaagaaaagaagttaCAAATCTTAATGCAGCAATTTCATAAACTGTCACTGCTATTACACAAAGCTCTGGAGTACTATGGCACTGAACCACCCCCTCCCTTTTGAAAATCATTCACAAAATTTAAACCTACACTTAAACTGCTTCAAATCCAGTGTTTCTAACAGCTTATGTTAGATCAAACAAAAATCTCTGGCATATTCACTCACACCTTCCTAGAAAGCACTAGGCCATCACTATCTAGAGATAGCAAAACTTATTCCTGGGGCAAGGCCCAGACTGATTATGAGCTGTCCTGTTCAATAGGTCACACCAAATGAAAAGTGCTCCGTAGAAGCAAATAAATTGAagtgttattaaaaaaaaaaaaaaaaaacaagcaagcaaCACAAAATAAAGTCTAATGCAAGGAAGCCAATTAAACATCTAGAATGAGGCATAGCTGAAGAAAATTAAGCAGAAGGGACTTGAAAACACTGCAGCTATCCTGGTCCATAGAAAAGcataaatatcaaaataaattCCTTACTGGCCATGGCTGCTGAACAGGAGAGACTTCAGATGTATGAAAATAAGCCACTCCATTATGGTAAACATATGGATATCCACTGGAAGTGGTCAAGTACATTGTACCAGCTTCTGGTGATACAGCAGTAGTGGCATACATTGTACCAGCTTGTGGGGTCACAGCAGAACCtggaataaatatttaaaaacttacttgtaaataactttttttcagATGTATACACCATGAAAAAAGAGATCACTTCtgattttcacagaaagaaaacattcaaAGAGCATGAAGCAGCTTGTCTAATGCCATCTCAATTCCCTCTCAAACACGATCATGAAAGCAGATGGCCACAGGATGTCTCCAGAGCTAGATGGGACAGGCTGCAGAAGATGACATCCATACAAATAATTAAACACAACACATAATATGGGGAGAtttctggagagaaaaaaaagggaaaattaattCTGTAGCTGAAGCTGAAATCACAAAATAGTAACAtagtacagaaaaaaatcaggaagaacacaaaataaacaaCATCACTAAGTAAGTTTTAGTTTTTCACCTTGCCTTGCAAAGGTAAAACCACCATGAAGTGCCATTTTATGAACTGACAGAGCACTGCAGAGATCACCAGAATGCTCAGTGGATGACCAAAAAGGGGCACAGAGGGATTCAAGAGCTTTTATGGATAGTAAGAGTTTGACTAATTCCTAGAAAAGCCTTAAGACACCTGGATACAACACAGCTGATAGATTATCCATAGACAGACTAAGATGTTTGTCAGGATAATGTTAAGCACACCCTAGGAAAACTAAAGGCTGTTTTAGCTCCAGTCAGCAATCTAGAACAGCACTTACTGGTATCTCAGATGAGTATATCAATACAATCCCAAGACCAACAATCCTGTCCACTAGCTACCAAGCATTTGCACAAGTAACTGCACAAACTTTTTGCCAGGGTTGAATAagtctctggcaaacaaaaaagaaatcttcctcattaaacacagaaaattcactgatgaaaaactgcattttgatgCTGGGGAAAAGCAAACCAAGTGGCTCTCCCAATTATGTTCAAAGCTCTCACCCCAATTGATTCTATGATAGAAgagctaaaaataattttgctttacAGTATGAAAGACAAGCACTATATATATGTGGGCTACAGAGGACAGCAGTTAATTGTCCAGCTCTCTAATTCTGTGGAATGTAATGGAACCCACAGCTCTACAGTGACATTGTAAGTCCAGGTGTTCTGGCTTCATGAAGCCAAGATGAGCTGCAGTAGGACAAAGCATTCTGGTGACTGAGATACACTGAGCACGAGAGCAGAGTTACTGAAACCAGGCCCTAGGAAGTGTCTGGATGGCAATATGATCCTCTATCACAGATCTATCCTAGGCATGAGAGACAACAGGGAATTGGTCTACAAATAAAGATCTCAAAAGAATACAGCAGCTttctttgaaaagctttttaaaaatatttttggtttacCCCTGTTGCCTCATGTCTCAATTAAAACACAGAGATGCCCCTTTTCTATCAATTTACACATTCATTACAAGAGTCAGAGGAAGGAACTCCCACAAGTCAGGTAACACAACTGAGAAAACACAAGTCAAAGATGGAAAGTGAAATAAAGCATAGCAAGAAAATGGCATACAATCTCATGATGATGACTTAGCAAAGACCATACTGAATAATTTCTAGAGAAAGAAACTATACAGTTGGAACAAGTATTCAATTTCCCCATAGCAAATACTAACCCATACACTTACACCAGGAAAAGGGGCATACTTGGGCACAAGGGGGGGAGGAGGCAAACTTCCTGTCCTCAGCAAGTGTGCCTGCACCAACAGCAGCAGTGTACACATGAACCACTTCCAACAGAGCATGATAAACTAAAGAAAGCTTCAGAATTAAATCAACATTCTTCTGTATTCTGGCCTCAGAACGAAGATGAGCCAAAGGAAGGATGGGTTTTTCCTAACTGCTCCAAAAGGTACCATAGGACAAATACTGCAGCAAAGTCCCAAAGTACACTTCATTGTCTGCTGCAcctaaaaaagaaatcttttacaTTTCTGACATGCAGCCCTTACTGAAGACAACTGACAGATCTCATCTTCAAAGTTGGTGGTTTATAGACTACATTTTCAGTATCCATTCAATATCTTAGAACAAACAGCTCAAGAAGAGAGTGGGGACTATAACCACACGTTGCTTATGGTTTCTACTGAAGAAAGCAAGCTGCAACAATCCTAATGGGTTTTAATAACATAATTAATGAATAATAATGCCACTAACCAGCAGAGCCTGCTTTATCCTGTAGAACCTGCGAGGACACACTGAATGTTTAGAAATAAGATTCTGCCAGGCAAATTGCATTTCCATTCAGTTCATTCCTAGATAGGTAACTCTCTCCAATAAAGTAAAAGAAACAACACATTGAGAGATAAAAGAACCAAGACaccaaaaatctatttatttcaACATTTCCACTTGCATGCATTTGCTTCCATTGCAAACCATTCTGAGCACATGCCCCACACAGCATTAATGCAGTGCAAGACCAGGTACATCTTGGTTAAAAACTTATATTCATATTGATAATACACAAATGCAAGTAAAAATACATACGAGCATTAGGGCTCCGCACTTGTTTTCTTATAGCTGGTCCAATATTCAATTTCTTGTCCTTATAGTTGAGCTTTTTAGCCTAGCAATAAAGAAATAAGACATGATTATTTTCTACACAGATTTAGGTATCTGAGAAGTGAAAAATAACTCAGTAGGTTAGACACATTGAGCACGAGAGAAGTTATGTTGAAACCAGATCCTAGGCTATGTGTCTGGAACCTGGTCAAATTCCTCAGGGTCTGTTTCTAATACTAACATATAGTTAGTAGACTGCAATATAAAAGCAAGTTCTGGAGATATTAGTCAAAATAGAAGAGtaggacaaaagaaaaaaaaaatcagaggatGATCAGAATTTCATATAAGAAAAATCTTATATTAGATCTCCTTAAACCATTCTAACTATCAGACCAAACTTGTCTTCAAATGCAACTTGGCAAACAGAGGACTAGAGTTCTCAGGCCTAGTACAAAATCAATTAATTCATTTAAGAGACAAACATAATGGGGACTGTCACTTACATCTTGTAAAATCTTCTGTGCCTCTTCTTGGGTTTCAAATGTAACAAAGCCATACCTAAACAAAGATGACAGGAGCTAAGCCTCTCAAGTGTGTATTTACAAACACAGCACATACTTACTTGATGTACACTACAAGTGGCATTACAAGGTAAATTAATGGGTAAAAAAACCACCCTAAGAGTAAAGAGTAAAGTGAGCATTTGTATGCTAATTTTAGTAAAGAACTTCAATAAATCTGACTAGCTGTACTTTGTATTGGCATCTCTTAACTGGAAACATTTCCAAGTTCAAAGAAGACAAAGTATTCTCCTGCATGGGACCTTACCTACACAGATTTTTCATTCTGTAGACTGGACAATAAACTAATAGATGTAATCACAAACTTGTAAGTTTTTAAAATCATTTGTCACGCAGAAGCAACAAAGCCCGTGCTTAGAGTTCAACAGAAATCCTAACAGCATGGAAAGTAATTATTTTCCAACAGATCTGCTGTGAGACACATGTTGGTAATCACAGCTGCATAATTATTATGGCCTATATGGACACATACATTCAATTCTCAGATACTTCTTGGAATTTACTAAAAAGTCAAGAGGCTTGGAGACAGATCTGGGACCAAGTCATGCAAGTGCACTCTCTGCGCtaagagctgcagctcagcacataAAACTTGCTGACACATGTTAAGCTGACAGCATTAAACTGTCCTTACTCCTCAGGAGAGAACTTTTGAGGTGAACTCTCATGCACATTCCTTTTTGCTTCAGCCCTCTTTCCTCCCCTCTCTGGCAGTGCACTTCCCCACCTTATTGACATCACCATGCAACCATTTGGGTTGCAGCAATAATTCCACTACGCAATCTTAATATTTCTCTGTACTTGTTCTTTGTCATTTCTCCTACTGGTTACTTCCAGTCTCAGTCTCCACTGTAAGTAATCACAATTTAATATCAGATTTGTCCCCTATGCTGCTGTTCCAAAAATCTTCACACAAAAATCTGTTGCTGCCATGCACTCCACCACAATCAGGTGTACCTCAGCTCTTCCTCCACTTCAGGCTCCTTTCCACACTGGctttcagtaataaaaatatatttaataactAGATAACCTTGCTAGGATCATCTACTTAAGTAACAGTCACtaagaaaacctgaaaaaaatggaaactATTAATTCTGCCCAAGCCACACACAGCTTCATCTTATAACATGACTAAGAGTTCTAGTTATGCAAATTGGAGACATTTATATAGAGATATTAAAGGGCAAGAACAGATTTTCACACACATGGAATAACTGAAACATCAGTGATAAAATATTGTGAACTATAAAAACCAAATTTACTATGGTCAGCTTTCTGTTATTTTCAATTTCCACAATACACTTATTCTACTATACCAACCCCTTTGATACTCCAGCTCTGTCATTTATTATCTTCACTTCTGTCACACTGCCATACTGAGCAAAAAACTTCTTCAGGTCATTTTCATTAGTCTAGACAGTAAAtcaagagggggaaaaaaaaaaaaggaaaagttggTTTGCATAGTTATTCAATTAATTAGTTCAATGTTTACCTAAAGACTATTAATGGATGTACTTTGGATGAAGTTTGCTACAAACTAATTACAACCCTGCTTATGAAGACAGAAGGATGAGTAAGTATGAGCCTCAGGGCCCACTTAACTACTGCATTAATTATTCAACAGTAATTCTAGAAACTTCTCATTAGTAGATTTATGTAACAACTGTCCTTTTACAGTTAAGATCAATGAGTAGGTGTACTAGATCCAAACTTTCTTTTCTGCTAATTACACGCTAGAGCAGTTCACAGTACAAAAAATTACTGCAATACAACAGAGCATACTGATATACACAGGTCACATAGATCCCCCTAAACCACAGTGATTTAGTGGTCAAATCCACTGAATATACCATGATCCCTCCTTCTGAAGTGTTTTTAACATGACAGTCTGCAAATACATACAGGCACACTATACAAACTCCCCActgtaagaaagaaaatgttattcCCATGGAGAGTGGTCCACGTCAACTTGATACACAGGGAATAAGACAACTTTCTAATGTAAAGACTCACCTGAGCTTTGTGAACACTCCTCTGCCTTCTGTGAATATTTTATTACAATGTAAGCACAGATCACATATGCTGCAGTAAGCATCACTTCTGAGTTTTAAGCCCTTAGTTAATGCTACACCTCACATGGGAGAAGCACAGTTACACGCACACACCACTCATCTTTACTCCTCCTTAACTTCAAGTACACCAAGTACTGTTTGAGTTCTAAGTAAATGACTTTGATTGTTTGTATACAATTTAGGGAATCCTCTGCAGCACATCAAAGGTTTATGCTCCTCATCCAAGTCTGAAATTGAGTAGTGCTCAAAGTACTACCCAAGGACATAAGGGCTTGCTACACAAACTGTGAATTTGGAAAGACAAAGGTTTACATGCAGAGCATTGCATTAATGCAGAATGAGAAGGAAATGCTGTTCTAAGATGCACAGTGAAATCTGCAAGCATCTGTGCAAACATAGTATTTAGAAACTTAGTAGAAACACATTGAGGACTTGCCTTTCCCTGTTTATGATAATACAAAGGCACTTGTCAGATACTTTAAGGAGAGTAAAGGTTTAGGATTAGCCTTTGTCAGCGACACATGGCCTGCATCACTAAAGATGCATCATCAGACCAAGATGAAAATGTTCCCAACTCTAACTTCCCTTGCTGAATTGTTTCTCTAAATTTGAGAGACCAGGTGTTTCCTCTTGCAAACAGGAATCCCTGCCATAGTGATAGACAAAATGGCAAAATCATAAAAGAACTTGTTAGTAAGCAAGTAAGTTTTTGTTGATTAACTGTCTCCCTTCTCACAAAAATGAAGTCAACAGCTTTTGCATCACCCCAAGTGACTTGAATAAGACCTTTGActtaaaaaaatgccaaaaaccCCAATACTTTTTGCCATGAGATTGCCAATAGAAAGCAATTC
Encoded proteins:
- the BOLL gene encoding protein boule-like, with the protein product MDPEGAQATDQMQTESLPSCPNTVSPVRLNNLIGSPRFGTVTPNRVFVGGIDFKTNENDLKKFFAQYGSVTEVKIINDRAGVSKGYGFVTFETQEEAQKILQDAKKLNYKDKKLNIGPAIRKQVRSPNARSAVTPQAGTMYATTAVSPEAGTMYLTTSSGYPYVYHNGVAYFHTSEVSPVQQPWPSRSVSSSPVMVAPPVYQSPTYHYQAPTQCLSSQWQWSVPQSPTSSPPLLYLQPSEVFYQPIGINQEGGCISPPLLMEAAVPELYSDHGVQTLHHQPYVQSHIAMPAASFLCG